A DNA window from Helianthus annuus cultivar XRQ/B chromosome 15, HanXRQr2.0-SUNRISE, whole genome shotgun sequence contains the following coding sequences:
- the LOC110912379 gene encoding exocyst complex component EXO70E2, whose product MGGCNPMMETLEEENLIAAARLLLRALDSNKKITDKARKVLADVSARLTSVMKIAAPKDEDEDEDEQEGGEVTDIRERINLILEKIVTWEGGDSMIWDCDPEDGKEYLKTVDEARRLAESLESLNLSKDETELLRNVNDVIHTSMSRIEEEFRRILVQNMQNFEPERFSFRSNEDDSLDLNSIVSFGDDSIDESVQRDSLSRGGSEVVVMDLVNPQVIPDLITIANLMFDSNYGRECCQAFISARKEALDDCLFVLEIEKLSIEDVLKMEWVSLNSRIRRWTKGMKVFVRVYLASEKFLCEQIFDQIQTDPVSSICFSELSKASMLQLLKFAEAISIGPHQPEKLLKILDIYEVLSDLIPDIDGLYSDENGSCIRTEFQHVLTRVGDCVKVTFIEFENAVGSNTSNSAFPGGGNHHLTRYVMNYIKTLTDYGDSLNACLKDHEQAVDDQDSSSSPDTSPGNDNNDTNNGNSSSSPMALHFRLLMSILEHNLEEKSKLYKDEALRHLFMMNNINYMAEKVKNSELRNILGDNWIRKHNWKFQQHAMSYERATWSSILNLLRQDGLSGSGSSGSSTSRTLLRERLHAFYTAFEDIYKSQTGWSIPNSQLREDVRISMSLKVIQAYRNFVGRHNNNISEKYIKYSADDLENYIMDLFEGAPKSLHSFHRK is encoded by the coding sequence ATGGGAGGGTGTAATCCCATGATGGAGACACTGGAAGAAGAGAATTTGATTGCTGCTGCTAGGCTTCTTCTGAGGGCATTAGATTCCAACAAGAAAATAACCGATAAAGCTAGGAAAGTCTTGGCCGATGTGAGCGCGCGATTGACATCCGTGATGAAGATCGCTGCACccaaagatgaagatgaagatgaagatgaacaagAAGGTGGAGAAGTTACCGATATCAGAGAACGAATTAATTTGATTCTGGAAAAGATCGTGACTTGGGAAGGTGGTGATTCGATGATATGGGATTGTGATCCTGAAGACGGTAAGGAGTATTTGAAGACGGTGGACGAAGCTCGAAGACTAGCCGAGAGTTTGGAGAGTTTGAATCTGAGCAAAGATGAAACCGAGCTTTTGAGAAACGTTAACGACGTTATTCATACATCCATGTCTAGGATCGAGGAGGAGTTTAGGCGTATTCTTGTTCAGAATATGCAAAACTTCGAGCCTGAACGTTTTTCTTTTCGGTCTAATGAAGATGACAGCCTAGATTTGAACTCAATCGTTTCATTCGGGGATGATTCAATTGATGAATCGGTTCAGAGAGATAGTTTGAGCCGTGGTGGCTCTGAGGTTGTGGTTATGGATCTGGTTAATCCTCAAGTGATTCCCGATCTCATAACCATTGCTAATTTGATGTTCGATTCAAATTACGGTCGAGAATGTTGTCAAGCGTTCATAAGTGCGCGTAAAGAGGCGCTAGACGATTGTCTTTTTGTTCTCGAGATTGAAAAATTGAGCATCGAAGATGTGTTGAAAATGGAATGGGTGTCGTTAAATTCACGGATCAGGCGATGGACCAAGGGGATGAAGGTGTTTGTACGCGTTTATCTCGCAAGCGAAAAGTTTTTATGCGAGCAGATTTTCGATCAAATTCAAACCGATCCCGTGAGCTCAATCTGCTTTTCTGAGTTGTCGAAAGCTTCAATGCTGCAGCTTTTAAAATTCGCAGAAGCGATTTCGATCGGTCCTCACCAACCCGAGAAACTGTTAAAGATTCTCGACATATATGAAGTACTATCGGATCTCATACCCGATATCGACGGTTTATACTCTGATGAAAACGGGTCCTGCATCAGAACCGAGTTCCAACACGTTCTAACGCGTGTCGGCGATTGTGTGAAAGTGACATTTATTGAGTTTGAGAACGCCGTGGGGTCCAATACGTCAAATAGTGCATTCCCGGGTGGCGGGAATCACCATCTTACTCGGTACGTGATGAATTACATCAAAACGTTGACCGATTACGGTGATTCATTAAACGCTTGTTTGAAAGACCATGAGCAGGCGGTGGACGATCAAGATTCTTCATCCTCACCCGACACGAGTCCCGGGAATGATAACAACGATACAAACAACGGGAACTCGTCTTCTTCTCCAATGGCCTTGCATTTTAGATTACTAATGTCGATTCTCGAACACAACCTTGAGGAGAAATCGAAGTTATACAAAGATGAAGCTCTGAGACACCTTTTCATGATGAACAACATTAATTACATGGCAGAAAAGGTGAAAAATTCGGAGCTAAGAAATATTCTCGGGGACAATTGGATCAGAAAACATAACTGGAAGTTTCAACAACACGCAATGAGCTACGAACGGGCCACATGGAGCTCGATTCTGAATTTACTTCGACAAGACGGTCTATCTGGTTCCGGTAGTTCAGGTAGTTCAACTTCGAGAACTCTGCTTAGGGAGAGGCTGCATGCGTTTTACACCGCCTTTGAAGACATTTACAAAAGTCAAACCGGATGGTCAATACCGAATAGTCAACTTCGTGAAGACGTGAGGATCTCCATGTCGCTTAAGGTGATTCAAGCTTACCGAAATTTTGTTGGTAGacataataataatataagtGAGAAGTATATCAAATATTCAGCCGATGATCTTGAGAATTATATCATGGATCTGTTTGAGGGAGCTCCGAAATCGTTACATAGCTTCCATAGAAAGTGA